Genomic window (Sphingomonas sp. S1-29):
AGCCGCCACTTCACCGAACGCGGGGTACGCCCGCATTTCGCCTATCGATCGACCAATGACGAGCGCGTGCTCGCGATGATCGCTGCCGGGCTGGGACTGACGGTAATGCCCGACGCCTATCGCGCGGCCGGCGTCGCGCGGCCCAAGCTCGCCGGGTTCAAGCTGCGCCGATCGATCGGGCTGATCTACGCCGCCAATGCCGAGGGGCTCGCCACCACCCCGCCCGCCTTCGTCGCCGCGCTGCGAAGGCATCTGGGCTGACGAATTCGCGCGCTTCCCCCTGCACGTTGCGCGCCGCGGCCCCATATCGGGTGGGATGCCACCCCCCACCCCGCTCCGCTTGGCCGATATCGGCTCGGGTCCCGCCGCGCTGTTGCGACGGCAAATGATCGGGCAGGTGCGCGCGGTATTCAACGATCAGGCAAAGGGCGAGCGCCCGGTGATGCGATCGGACAACGCTTTGTTCGATCCCGGCACGCCGATCTGGCGCGTGCATGGCGACGTCACCAGCATGATGGTCGGCGGAGTCGCGGCGTTGCTGCTCCAGATGCTCCACCCCGCCGCGCTTGCCGGCGTGTGGGACCATTCGAATTTCCGCGAGGACATGCTGGGCCGGCTGCGCCGCACCGCGCGCTTCATCGCGGTGACCACCTATGGCGACCGCGTCGATGCCGAAGCCGCGATGGCGCGGGTGCGGCGGATCCACGATCATGTCGGCGGCACGCTGGCCGATGGCACGCCCTATCGCGCGGGTGATCCGCGTCTGCTGGCATGGGTGCATGTCGCTGAGGCGATCGGCTTTCTCGATGCGTGGCAGAAGTTCGGATCGAAGCCGCTCACTCGCCCCGAACAGGACCGGTATTTTGCGCAATTCGCACAGATTGCGCGCGCGCTGGGGGCCGATCCGGTGCCCGCAACCCGCGCCGCCGCCGATGCGCTGTTGCTGTCCTATCGAAGCGAGTTGCGCGTCGATGCGCGGACGCGCGAGGTTTCGCGGCTGATCCTGTCGCAGCCGCCGCGCTCGGCAGTCGCGGGGCCGGTGCAGGCGATGCTGCTGCAGGCGGCGGTCGATCTGCTGCCGCCCTGGGCGGCGGCAATGCATGGTCTCCCGACCTCGCGGATGCGCCGGCCGCTGGTATCGGGCACGACCACCGGCGTCGCCAGGGCGCTGCGCTGGGCGTTCGCGACCGCCTGACCCGCGCGATCAGGCCGCCGCCGGCAGCGTCGTCCAACCCAGCGCCGGGATCGTCATCGAACGCTTGCCTGACAGATCCACCCGCGTGACCAGTATCTGCCGCTCCTCGATATAGCCGATCACCCGCCGCGCGCGCCCCAGCGAGGTGGTGCCATATACCCGCGCAAGTTCCTCGTCGCTCGGGCACGGCGCCCCGTCGCGCGCGGCGCGGGCGATCGCCAGATACGGTCCCAGCATGTCGTCGGGCAGGTCACGCGCGGCGCGGATCGCGGGTGCCCATTCCTCGCCCTCGCAATCATAGACCCCAGCGCGCGCTGCCGCGACCCGGCGGGCGAAGGCCGAAGCGTCGAGCGGCGAGCGGTGTACCCCCTGCATCCGGCAGCGCACCTGGAAATCCTGGAACAACATCGTCGCCGATCGCGCGGCGGCATCGGGCTCGGCAACGATCGCGCGCAGCACGTCGGCGACCACCGCGGCGACATCGACGGGGGGCGAATCATCCTCGACCGGCGGCGGCAGATCGACCTGCGCCAGCGTTTCGAGCACGCTCTCGGCGGGCGCTGGCGGCGGCGGCGGTGGCGGCACCAGGAACAGGCTTGGCTGCTCAGGTTCTTCGAGCAACGTCTGCTTCATGTCCGCCGATGGCGTTGGCAACGGCGTCAGCTTGGGTGCCACCGCACGCGCGCCGGTTTCGACCGAACCGATGCGGATCGACACCGGCCGCCGCGAGATCGCCGGCCCCAGCGCCAGGAAGCTGCCGCGCGCCAGATCGCGGATCGCGTCAGCCTGTTTGCGCTCCATCCCCAACAAATCGGCGGCGCGCAGCATGTCGATGTCGAGGAAGGTGCGCCCCATCAGGAAGTTCGATGCTTCGGCGGCGACGTTCTTGGCAAGCTTGGCCAGCCGCTGAGTCGCGATGATCCCGGCCAGCCCGCGCTTACGCCCGCGACACATCAGGTTGGTCATCGCCCCCAGCGATGCACGCCGCACCTCTTCGGCCACCTCGCCGCCGCCTGCCGGCGCGAACACCTGCGCCTCGTCGACCACCACCAATGCCGGATACCAATGTTCACGCGGCGCATCGAACAATCCGCCCAGAAACGCCGCAGCCGTCCGCATCTGCCCTTCGGCCTCCAGCCCCTCCAGGCTCAGCACCACCGACGCGCGATGCTCGCGGCAGCGCCCAGCAAAGCGCAGGATCTCCGCCGCCGAATATTCCCCCGCCTCGACCACGACATGGCCATAGCGTTCGGACAAGGTGACGAAATCGCCCTCGGGATCAATGATCACTTGCTGGACGTGCGGTGCGCTGCGTTCGAGCAGCCGGCGCAGCAGGTGCGATTTGCCCGACCCAGAATTGCCCTGCACCAGCAGGCGGGTCGCCAATAGTTCTTCCAGGTCGATCGACGCGGGACGTCCCGCATCGTCGACCCCCATGTCCACCGATATCGCCATCGGCTGCGTGTGGCCGATGGGGGGGGCCACGGGCAAGCCCGTTGTGCGAGAAAAGGGGCGATGATCCTGCGGCGGCTGCTCGCCCAAACCAATCCTCCCCCGCCAGGGGGAGGTGGCGCCGAAGGCGACGGAGGGGGAGGACTCCCGAACCCAGCGGCTCGTGTCCTCCCCTTCGGTCAGGCTTCGCCTGCCACCTCCCC
Coding sequences:
- a CDS encoding oxygenase MpaB family protein codes for the protein MPPPTPLRLADIGSGPAALLRRQMIGQVRAVFNDQAKGERPVMRSDNALFDPGTPIWRVHGDVTSMMVGGVAALLLQMLHPAALAGVWDHSNFREDMLGRLRRTARFIAVTTYGDRVDAEAAMARVRRIHDHVGGTLADGTPYRAGDPRLLAWVHVAEAIGFLDAWQKFGSKPLTRPEQDRYFAQFAQIARALGADPVPATRAAADALLLSYRSELRVDARTREVSRLILSQPPRSAVAGPVQAMLLQAAVDLLPPWAAAMHGLPTSRMRRPLVSGTTTGVARALRWAFATA
- a CDS encoding ATP-binding protein gives rise to the protein MAISVDMGVDDAGRPASIDLEELLATRLLVQGNSGSGKSHLLRRLLERSAPHVQQVIIDPEGDFVTLSERYGHVVVEAGEYSAAEILRFAGRCREHRASVVLSLEGLEAEGQMRTAAAFLGGLFDAPREHWYPALVVVDEAQVFAPAGGGEVAEEVRRASLGAMTNLMCRGRKRGLAGIIATQRLAKLAKNVAAEASNFLMGRTFLDIDMLRAADLLGMERKQADAIRDLARGSFLALGPAISRRPVSIRIGSVETGARAVAPKLTPLPTPSADMKQTLLEEPEQPSLFLVPPPPPPPAPAESVLETLAQVDLPPPVEDDSPPVDVAAVVADVLRAIVAEPDAAARSATMLFQDFQVRCRMQGVHRSPLDASAFARRVAAARAGVYDCEGEEWAPAIRAARDLPDDMLGPYLAIARAARDGAPCPSDEELARVYGTTSLGRARRVIGYIEERQILVTRVDLSGKRSMTIPALGWTTLPAAA